The following is a genomic window from Planifilum fulgidum.
GTCCTCGACATGGTCAAGGTGAAGCGGTACATGGAGGGGAAGAAAACGCGCCTCATCGGCCCCAACTGCCCGGGAGTGATCACGCCGGGCGAGTGCAAGATCGGCATCATGCCCGGATACATCCACATGCCCGGAAAGGTGGGGATCGTCTCCCGCAGCGGGACCCTCACCTATGAGGCGGTTCATCAGCTGACCACCCGCGGCATCGGGCAATCGACGGCGGTCGGGATCGGCGGAGACCCGGTCAACGGGACCAATTTCATCGATGTACTCAAGGAGTTCCAGGCGGATCCGGACACCCTGGCGGTCATCCTGATCGGTGAGATCGGGGGCACGGCCGAGGAAGAAGCCGCCGAGTGGATCCGCCAGAACATGGATAAACCGGTGGTGGCCTTCATCGGCGGCCAGACGGCTCCTCCGGGCAAGCGGATGGGCCATGCGGGGGCCATCATTTCCGGAGGAAAGGGAACGGCCGCCGAAAAGATCGCCAAGCTTCAGGAATGCGGCGTGAAGGTGGCTCCCACCCCGGCCGACATCGGCGAGACGCTGGTTCAGGTCCTGGAGGAGAAGGGTTTGCTTGAGCAGTGCATCACGAAGAAATAGACACCGGTTTTCTGGGGACCGCCCTGCGGTCCCCCGTTTTTTGGAGGGAGCGCGATGGAAGAGCGGGACGGGTTGATCGCGATGCACCAAATCCAGGGAATCGGTTGGCACACGCTGCATAAATTGTTGAAAGCGGGATGGTCCCCTGCGGGAGAATTGACTTTGGATCTTTTGCGGCGCCTCAGGGATCTCCGCGTTCCGGAGAGCACGGTGGAACGCATCCGCGCAAAGTGGACCCCGTCCTTTGTGCGGCGGGTGAAGGAGGAGCTGGTGCGGCGCCGAATCACCGCCCTCACCGTTTTTGATCCGGAATACCCGG
Proteins encoded in this region:
- the sucD gene encoding succinate--CoA ligase subunit alpha yields the protein MSIFVNKDTKVITQGITGSNGRFHTKQALEYGTKVVAGVTPGKGGATVEGVPVFDTVEEAVKETGANASVIYVPPAFAADAIMEAVDAELDLVVCITEGIPVLDMVKVKRYMEGKKTRLIGPNCPGVITPGECKIGIMPGYIHMPGKVGIVSRSGTLTYEAVHQLTTRGIGQSTAVGIGGDPVNGTNFIDVLKEFQADPDTLAVILIGEIGGTAEEEAAEWIRQNMDKPVVAFIGGQTAPPGKRMGHAGAIISGGKGTAAEKIAKLQECGVKVAPTPADIGETLVQVLEEKGLLEQCITKK